One Lentimicrobiaceae bacterium genomic window, CCTTTCGGAAAAACCGATAAAATTCTCGGCGGTGCAGGAACCTTTATCGGACTTGCAGCCGGAAAACTTAAAGTTGATGCAAAAATTGTCTCCGTAATCGGTGGCGATTTCCCTCAGGAATATCTTGATTTGTTAAATGCCAACGGCGTTGAAACATCAGGAATAGAAATCATCAGGGAAGGCAAAACATTTTTCTGGTCGGGCCGCTATCATAACGACATGAATTCGCGCGACACACTGGCCACCGAACTCAACGTACTGGCCGATTTCAATCCGGTACTACCTGAATCATATAAAAGTGCAGAGTTTCTGATGCTGGGCAACCTGACCCCGCAAATTCAGAAAAGCGTAATTGAACAATTCCCGGTAAGACCCAGACTCATTGTAATGGACACCATGAATTACTGGATGGACAGCGCCTGGGACGACCTGATTGAAGTCATTGGCATGGTTGACGTTCTTACCATCAACGACGAAGAGGCGCGTCAGCTCTCGGGAGAATACTCGCTTGTAAAAGCAGCCCGTAAAATACTCACAATGGGACCTCAATATCTGGTTATAAAAAAAGGGGAACACGGAGCCCTGCTTTTCCACAAAGACAGTGTATTTTTTGCTCCTGCCCTGCCGCTTGAAGACGTATTTGACCCCACCGGGGCAGGCGATACATTTGCCGGCGGATTTATTGGCTATATAGCCAAAACAGGTGACATTTCATTCGAAAACATGAAACGTGCCATCATCTGCGGTTCAGCAATGGCGTCATTTACTGTCGAAAAATTCGGCACCGAAGGCCTGCAGTCCATTCACAACGGAGTACTGAACGACAGAATCAGACAATTCTCCGACCTGGTACAATTCGACATCGATCTGGTAGATTAACAAAACCAACGGGGCATTTACCATTTAAACAGTTACAGGAAAGCCTGACAGCATCAAGCCTTCCTGTAACCAAAATATTCAGCTCCCGGCCAACCTGTATTTCATCTGCATCATACCGCCCGAAAAGTGCTGTACCGGCGCCCTAGACCTGCCTTGTGAAACGACCGGAATAAATCATCAGGAAATACAAAGGCAGAGGCACGCCGGATGACAGTTCAAAACTGGCGGGCAATCAGTTATTTATCTTTCAGCTACACCCTGAGCCTTTCATTTATAAGGACAGTCAGGGTGTAAAACGCTTGTGCATAATCATTCTATTTTAATCATACATTTTGTTATTATGAAGATTTTTATAACTTTGTCGACCTTTCAGATAAGAAATAATTATCATAACTTGCTAAAAACATGAAGGTTTACAAAACAAATGAGTTAAGGAATGTTGTACTCATAGGTGGTGCAAAAACCGGCAAAACGACCTTGTCGGAATCCATGCTGTTCGAGGGAGGCCTGATAACCAGGCGCGGAACTGTTGAAGATAAAAATACTGTATCGGACTATCGCGAAATTGAGCTGGAGCGCCAGAATTCAGTTTCGTCAACTGTCTTATATCTTGAACATAAAGGCAATAAAATTAATATTATAGACGCCCCGGGTTTTGATGATTTTATAGGTGAAGTTGTTACCGGCCTGAATGTTGCCGACACTGCATTTATGGTAGTTAATGCCCAGAATGGTGTTGAAGTTGGTACTGAAATCAACTGGAGACAAGCCGCAAAAATCGGCACACCCATTGTATTTCTGGCCAACCATCTTGAACACGAAAATTCAAGCTTTGAAGAAACCCTTCGCCAACTGAAAACTCAGTTTGGAGGAAGTGTTATTCCTGTTCAGTATCCTGTAAATGAAGGTACCGGATTTAATGCCATTATCGACCTGCTTCAGCAGAAGATGCTGAAATACCCCAGTGGTGGTGGAAAAGCTGAAGTTCTTGACATTCCTGCTGATCAGAAAGATAAAGCAGAAGAAATGACAAATGAACTGATTGAAGCTGCTGCTGAAAATGACGAATCACTCATGGAAACATTCTTTGAGAATGGCACCCTGACAGAAGAAGAACTCAAACGCGGACTTAAGCTCGGTATTCAAAATCGTGGCATGTTCCCGCTGATGTGCGTGGCTTCAAAACCTAATTTTGGCGTTGACCGTCTGCTCGATTTCACCATTGATTATCTGCCCGCTCCGGACGAAATGCCCGGCCGCAAAACAAAAGATGGCCAGGAACTGAAATGCAATGCCACAGAGCCTACATCTGCCTTTATTTTCAAAACTTCAATTGAAGAACACCTGGGCGAAATTTCCTATTTTAAAGTTTACGCTGGTGAAATTACTGAGGCAATGGACCTCGTAAATGGCGTTAGCAATTCGAAGGAACGCATCCCTCAGCTATTTGCTGTAGCCGGTAAAAAACGCGAAAAACTGGAAAAAGCAGTTGCCGGAGATATCGCAGCTACCATTAAGCTGAAAAACAGCCGTACCAACACTACACTGAACAATCCCAAAAATTCAGGTGTTGTGATTGAACCGATTGAATATCCTGCACCACGTATCACTATGGCTTTAAGGCCAAAGAATACAGCAGATGATGAAAAACTCGGCGCTGCCCTTACCGAAATTCAGAAGGTAGACCCTACCCTCTCTGTTGAATACTCAAAAGAGCTCAAACAAATCATTATGCGTGGTCAGGGTGAATTGCACCTGAACATCGCCAAATGGCATCTCGAAAATATCGAGAAAATCATGATTGAGTTTTACGCTCCGAAAATTCCATACCGCGAAACCATCACCAAGAGTGCAAAAGCCATGTACCGCCACAAAAAACAATCAGGTGGTTCAGGTCAGTTTGGAGAGGTTCATATGCTTATCCAGCCTTACACCGAAGATATGACTCCTCAGAAAGAGTTCCCTATCAGAGGTACTGAAGAGCACAGCCTTCCATGGGGCGGTAAGCTTATCTTCAACAACTGTATCGTGGGAGGTTCTATCGATGCACGCTTCCAGCCGGCCATTCTCAAAGGTATTATGGAAAAAATCGAAGAAGGCCCACTTACCGGATCTTATGCCCGTGATATCGTTGTGAATATTTACGACGGTAAAATGCACCCGGTTGACTCCAACGAGCTTGCATTTAAACTTGCTGGCCGTCAGGCATTTAAAGAAGCATTTAAAAATGCAGGACCTAAAATCCTTGAGCCAATTTATGATGTGGAAGTCATGGTTCCAGCCGATCGCATGGGCGATATCATGACCGACCTTCAGGGTCGCCGCGCCATCATTATGGGAATGGACAGCGAAGGCAATTACCAGAAAATCAGAGCAAAAGTGCCCCTTGCTGAAATGAACCGCTACTCCACCGCCCTGAGTTCACTCACCAGCGGAAGCGGAACATACTCACTCAAGTTTGCTGAATATGCCCAGGTTCCCGGAGATGTTCAGACTGCCCTGCTCAAAGCCTACGAAGAACAGGAAAAAGAAGAAGAATAAACGACTTCTTGCCATTATACTCAAAAGCCATCCTTCCCCGGATGGCTTTTTTTTATTACCTTAAAATACCCCTCAATTATCAACACACCTTTAGCAATCAAAATAAGCAAAGTGCCAACAAAGTAATTTAAAAGATGTTATCTTTGCCTTATGATTGTTAGTGTTCATATAACACCAAGCCGTTGCTCCCAATCAATCACCAATAGTTTTAAAGACAAACAGACCATTTATGAAACACTTAATTTCAGGGATTGTGCTCATCGCGCTGGCACAATTTGCGATGGGTCAGAACAGCCCTCAAACAAAACCAGCAGACAATTCCTCTGCCGTAAAAGTATACACCACAGCTGAAAACAGCCAATACAGGCTTTCGCAAACAGCTACACTCGCGTTTGAGAAAACAGGACAGCCGCTTGAGACAGAAATCTGTGTATTTGTTGATCCTGAGCGGACTTTTCAAACTTTCCTGGGAATTGGTGGTGCCATTACGGATGCATCAGCCGAAACGTTTTACAAGCTTCCGGCCGAAAAGCAAAAAGAGGTGCTAACGGCTTATTTTGATCAGCAAAAAGGCATTGGCTATACACTTTTGCGCACCAACATGAACAGCTGCGACTTCTCAAGCGAAAGCTACACCTATGTCAATGATGGCGACACAGATTTAAAATCATTTTCAATTGACGTGGACAAACGGTATAAAATTCCGCTTATCAAACAGGCCATGGTTACTGCCGGAGGTACTCTTCCCCTGTTTGTCAGCCCGTGGAGCCCCCCGGCCTGGATGAAAACCAACAACAATATGCTGCAAGGCGGGAAACTCAAGCCTGAGTTCTATCAGAGTTGGGCCAATTATTATGTAAAATACATCAACAGCCTTGAAAAAGAGGGTGTACCGGTGTGGGGATTGAGCATTCAGAATGAACCTATGGCTAAACAGACCTGGGAGAGCTGCATTTACACGGCCGAAGAAGAACGTGACTTCCTTAAAAAATACCTCGGCCCTACTATGCACAAAGCCGGACTGGCTGAAAAAAACATCATTATGTGGGATCATAACCGCGACCTGATATACCAACGCGCACAAACCTACTTTTCGGATCCTGAAGTTGCCTCATATGCATGGGGCATAGGCTTCCACTGGTATGAGGACTGGAGTGGCGGACTGCCTGTATTTGAAAATGTACGCAGGGTACAGGAGGCTTTTCCTGATGAAAACATCCTTTTCACCGAAGGCTGCGCCGAAAGTTTTAATGCTGAACGTTACGAAGCATGGGTGTTGGGCGAAGAATATGGCCGCTCCATGATACATGATTTTAATAACGGTTCTGTTGGCTGGACTGACTGGAATATTCTGCTGGATGAATTCGGCGGCCCGAACCACGTGGGTAATTTCTGCTTTGCCCCTATGCATGGGAATACCAAAACAGGAAATTTAACCTTCACCAATTCATATTATTACATTGGTCATTTCTCAAAATTTATCAGGCCGGGCGCCAAAAGAATTATAGCCTCACCCAGTCGCAGCCAGTTGATTGCCACTGCTTTTAAAAACACCGACGGCAGCGTGGCCGTGGTTGTGATGAATGAGAGCGACAAGGCACTGGATTACAAGTTGTGGGTTTCTGGCAAAGCTGTTCAGGTAAACAGTTTGCCCCATTCAATTGCCACGCTGGTATTCTGAAACAAGCATAGAAACGCTCTGAATAAAACCGCAGTAGTAACATCTTAAAATAAAACATCCGGCACGATACGTACCGGATGTTTTATTTTAAAGCCAATAATTATCAGCAGTGTATAACCAAATCTGTCTTTTAAAGAAGCCCTATACTGTTTTCCTGTAAACAATGGCCACCACTGTTTTATCATCGCCACCCATATTGATGGATAAACCATAAGGCTTATCAGCCGGGATGTTGATTTGTGCAGCACCAGCACGGCCGGTCATCTGCTCCCAAATAGTTACGGCCTGATGAACGCCGGTAGCTCCGGTAGGATGTCCCCAGCCAATCAAGCCACCGGTAGTATTCACGGGAATTTTTCCGTTACGTGCTGTATGTCCTTCAAGCACAAAATCGGCGCCTTTTCCATCTTCAGCCAGTCCGATAGCTTCCATTCCTAAGATTCCGGCAATACTGAAACAGTCGTGGGTTTCAACGGTAGCAAGCTGGCTGGCTGTAATACCTGCCGATGCAAGAGCTATTTTGGCAGCCTGAGCAATGGTGGTGAGTTTGGTTAAATCCCCGGGCAGCGAAGTAATATCATCAACGGCATGACCAATAGCCACTACCTCCACTGCATCCTTAAGCGCAATACCAGTTCGTTTCAATCCCTCTTCTGTTACAATGGCAATGGCTGAGGCGCCATCTGAAACTTTAGAGCAATCAAACACATTCAGGTGATCGGTAAATGTTTTAGGATTGGGTTCCATCAACCCCTGGGCTTCCAAATCAGCAACTTTATTATCAAACTCCTGGGCTGTTGGGCAAAGTCTGGCATTTTCAACAGCATTGCTGTACCACTTTGCCATAGCTTTGCGGGCCTTTTCGCGCCCTATTTTCTGATAATAAGCACCCGCCCTGTCGCTGAACTGCCCCGGAAAAAAGTAAGCATGTCCGGCTTTGCGACGTGCGAACCAACCGGCACCGGCAAGAATATCAGCGCCGTAAATGGCTTTCACCGTGTTTTGCACTTCAACACCCAGGGCAAGCACAACTTCGGCTGAGCCTGACAGCACCGACTTGATTGCGCTCACCAGTGCCAGGCCTCCGGAAGCACAGGCCCCTTCCACACGCAACGAGGGTTTATATTTCAGACCTTCATCAATCATTGGCATAAACGCACCCAAATGTGCCTGCTTGTTGAAGCGCGAGGCCATAAAATTACCAACCACGCCTTCGTCAACACGGGCAGCTCCTCCAATCTGGCTTAGCGTTCCTTGTCCGGCCTCTTTGATATAGTGCTCCAGACCAGGGCGTTCTTTTTTAGGATTAAATTCTTTGCGTCCGGTTCCCATTGAAATGGTATTGTATCCGGCAACCATATATATTTTTTTGTGTGGTTTCATCGAAAATTGATTTTAGAAACTAATTAACAAATTCGTTCACAGGACCATAGGCATGAAAGAAGCCGGTAAGCAGCACCGTATTTACATCGGCAGATGTAGCAGCTACCCCGTCGCTCACCAGTTTCAGGCCGATTTCTTTCGACCGGCGGGCATAAGCCAGTGCGAGGACTGCTCCGTTTTCGGCTGAATTTTTATAATCGGCAAATGCCAAAGCAGCAACGGCATCGCGATCGGCTGCCTTTACCAGATTTTTCCAGGGAATGGCTGTTGCCGGAACAGCGCCAAGCCATTGATCAGCCTTGCCGGCAAAAGTGCTTATGGCCACATATTCAGCAGTTTCTGCACAATAAACTGCAACCGGCCGTCCTTTTTCATATTTCAGGAAACCATCTTTCTGGCTTCCGTCAGAAAACTGACCACCTTTCACCTCTTTGGCAAAGAGCTCATCAAGAAGCGCACTGTGCAAATCTTCGTCAGGCATATATGGGTTCATCACGTTCAGGATAAATCTGACCACATCCACGCCCACATAATCAATCAGTTGAAAAATGCCCATCGGCCGCATCAGGTAATCCTGACTAATTTTGTTCATCACATAAACAGCTTCATGCAAAGGCATGATGGATGATAGTTTGGACGCTTCCTGAATGGCATAAATAGCATCGCGCATAAAATGGCCATTACCGATAAAACCAGCGATATCGTTAGATGAAACAATAACCTTGCGCATATTTTTGGCGAGCTGAAGCGCAAATTCCTTCATACCTTCAGGGTTGGCTTCAATGGTAATCAGTTCCACCAGCTTCTGTACAGCCGGAGGATTGTAAAAGTGAAAACCAAGAATTCGTCCGTCAAGTGCAGCATCCTGGTTCAAACCACCGATGGGAACGGACGATGTATTGGTAAAAAACCAGGGCTGATTCGGATTGTTTTCGTTAATCTGCCTGAAAAGCTTGGTTTTGAGCGCTGCGTTTTCGCTTACCGCTTCAAATACAAGTGTACTTTCATAGGCAACTTCCATGCGTGTTCCGGGTCTTATGAGGCTCATCACATCATTGACATAAGCGTCAATAATATCCCCGTTTTCAATTAAATCCTTCCGTTCAGCATAAAGATTACGAAGTAAAACAGTCTTTTTCTCGGCAGCTTTCAGCACCTGAGCCCTGATGTACTTCATCAGCCCGGGAAGTGCAACGGAAGTCACATCTACGGCATTTATAACAAAATGTTTGTCTTTATTGGCAGGCTGCAGCATCTGATCAGCAGCCTCCAGAGCCGTCAGGAGCAGAATGCCACTTCCCATTTTTCCGGCAGCTCCCAGCACGGTTACATTTGATAGTCTTTCGGTGTAATTCATTGGTGTGTTTATGTGTTGTTTATATTAATAACTATAATCTTGCAGAACGAACAGCTTTTTAAAAACCAGCAAGAGAAAAAGCCTTACCATTGATTACAGGATACAGTCAAATAAAGCTTCATCACACGATTTGATTTTTTAGGCACATTTCTGGCTGGCGATGTTTACTTCCACTCTGGTTTTCGTTTTTCAAGAAATGCTTTCATACCGAGTTCTCCTTCGTTGCCAAAAGGATCACCAAAGTGGGTTTGCTCCAATTCTTCGCCGGCAGCATAACTCATTTCCACTCCCTGACGGGTAACTTCCTTCACAAGTTTCACTGCCAACGGGCCTTTTGAAGCAATCACCTCGGCCAGGCGACGGGCTTCGGTCAGAAGATTTTCAGGTTCGGTTACCTTTTGAACCAAACGCATGGAAAGAGCTTCGGCTGCAGTAATCGCTTCGCCGGTGGTAAGCAGGTAAAGGGCATCTGCCAGATTGGTAAGCCTGGGCAAACGCTGAGTACCAGCATAACCTGGAATCAACCCCAGGTTAACCTCGGGTTGTCCGAACCGGGCATTAGAAGCAGCGATTCTGAAATCACAGGCCATCGCCAGTTCCATACCTCCGCCTAAAGCAAAACCATTTACAGCAGCAATTACCGGAAAGGGCAATTGCCCGAGACGGTTAAACACAGCCTGCCCTTTGGCAGAAAAACCTCTTGCTTCGTTCGGGTGCATATGAACCATTTCGGCAATATCAGCGCCGGCCACAAAGGCTTTTCCTTCGCCGGTAATAATAAGAGAGCGAATGCCAGGCACTTCTGAAATTTCGGTAATAAACCGATCCATTTCATCAAAAAAAGTTGAATTGAGCGCATTGAGCGCCTGTGGTCTGCTGATGGTTAAAATGGCACAATGGCCATCTATAACCGGCTTAAGGATTGAATATTCCATAATCGATATCGCGCCTGCAGCGCTTTGGGTTTAGATTTAATAAATATGAACACAGACTGATTTAACAAGCATCCAACGGCACCTTTAATGGAAGTGCTTCCGGTTTTCGGGTATCTGCCTGTAAAAATTACAATCTTCAATTTCTTTGCTAAATGCCAGCCAATCAATCATTTCAAGCGCTGCTTCATGACTCAGACTATCCATTTGGGTACGACAAGTTACATGAAACTTTTTGCTTTTTGCTGACTTAGCCTGATCTGATTCCAGGTCAGCCTTACCCATCTCACGTTGTAAAATATTTTCCTTCAGCTCAATATCAGCCATCGCCTCAGTATCAGAAACATAGATAAAAATAACCC contains:
- a CDS encoding sugar kinase, with protein sequence MSLVVVGTVAFDAIETPFGKTDKILGGAGTFIGLAAGKLKVDAKIVSVIGGDFPQEYLDLLNANGVETSGIEIIREGKTFFWSGRYHNDMNSRDTLATELNVLADFNPVLPESYKSAEFLMLGNLTPQIQKSVIEQFPVRPRLIVMDTMNYWMDSAWDDLIEVIGMVDVLTINDEEARQLSGEYSLVKAARKILTMGPQYLVIKKGEHGALLFHKDSVFFAPALPLEDVFDPTGAGDTFAGGFIGYIAKTGDISFENMKRAIICGSAMASFTVEKFGTEGLQSIHNGVLNDRIRQFSDLVQFDIDLVD
- a CDS encoding elongation factor G, whose amino-acid sequence is MKVYKTNELRNVVLIGGAKTGKTTLSESMLFEGGLITRRGTVEDKNTVSDYREIELERQNSVSSTVLYLEHKGNKINIIDAPGFDDFIGEVVTGLNVADTAFMVVNAQNGVEVGTEINWRQAAKIGTPIVFLANHLEHENSSFEETLRQLKTQFGGSVIPVQYPVNEGTGFNAIIDLLQQKMLKYPSGGGKAEVLDIPADQKDKAEEMTNELIEAAAENDESLMETFFENGTLTEEELKRGLKLGIQNRGMFPLMCVASKPNFGVDRLLDFTIDYLPAPDEMPGRKTKDGQELKCNATEPTSAFIFKTSIEEHLGEISYFKVYAGEITEAMDLVNGVSNSKERIPQLFAVAGKKREKLEKAVAGDIAATIKLKNSRTNTTLNNPKNSGVVIEPIEYPAPRITMALRPKNTADDEKLGAALTEIQKVDPTLSVEYSKELKQIIMRGQGELHLNIAKWHLENIEKIMIEFYAPKIPYRETITKSAKAMYRHKKQSGGSGQFGEVHMLIQPYTEDMTPQKEFPIRGTEEHSLPWGGKLIFNNCIVGGSIDARFQPAILKGIMEKIEEGPLTGSYARDIVVNIYDGKMHPVDSNELAFKLAGRQAFKEAFKNAGPKILEPIYDVEVMVPADRMGDIMTDLQGRRAIIMGMDSEGNYQKIRAKVPLAEMNRYSTALSSLTSGSGTYSLKFAEYAQVPGDVQTALLKAYEEQEKEEE
- a CDS encoding glycoside hydrolase family 30 protein, which produces MKHLISGIVLIALAQFAMGQNSPQTKPADNSSAVKVYTTAENSQYRLSQTATLAFEKTGQPLETEICVFVDPERTFQTFLGIGGAITDASAETFYKLPAEKQKEVLTAYFDQQKGIGYTLLRTNMNSCDFSSESYTYVNDGDTDLKSFSIDVDKRYKIPLIKQAMVTAGGTLPLFVSPWSPPAWMKTNNNMLQGGKLKPEFYQSWANYYVKYINSLEKEGVPVWGLSIQNEPMAKQTWESCIYTAEEERDFLKKYLGPTMHKAGLAEKNIIMWDHNRDLIYQRAQTYFSDPEVASYAWGIGFHWYEDWSGGLPVFENVRRVQEAFPDENILFTEGCAESFNAERYEAWVLGEEYGRSMIHDFNNGSVGWTDWNILLDEFGGPNHVGNFCFAPMHGNTKTGNLTFTNSYYYIGHFSKFIRPGAKRIIASPSRSQLIATAFKNTDGSVAVVVMNESDKALDYKLWVSGKAVQVNSLPHSIATLVF
- a CDS encoding 3-ketoacyl-CoA thiolase — its product is MKPHKKIYMVAGYNTISMGTGRKEFNPKKERPGLEHYIKEAGQGTLSQIGGAARVDEGVVGNFMASRFNKQAHLGAFMPMIDEGLKYKPSLRVEGACASGGLALVSAIKSVLSGSAEVVLALGVEVQNTVKAIYGADILAGAGWFARRKAGHAYFFPGQFSDRAGAYYQKIGREKARKAMAKWYSNAVENARLCPTAQEFDNKVADLEAQGLMEPNPKTFTDHLNVFDCSKVSDGASAIAIVTEEGLKRTGIALKDAVEVVAIGHAVDDITSLPGDLTKLTTIAQAAKIALASAGITASQLATVETHDCFSIAGILGMEAIGLAEDGKGADFVLEGHTARNGKIPVNTTGGLIGWGHPTGATGVHQAVTIWEQMTGRAGAAQINIPADKPYGLSINMGGDDKTVVAIVYRKTV
- a CDS encoding 3-hydroxyacyl-CoA dehydrogenase family protein, producing the protein MNYTERLSNVTVLGAAGKMGSGILLLTALEAADQMLQPANKDKHFVINAVDVTSVALPGLMKYIRAQVLKAAEKKTVLLRNLYAERKDLIENGDIIDAYVNDVMSLIRPGTRMEVAYESTLVFEAVSENAALKTKLFRQINENNPNQPWFFTNTSSVPIGGLNQDAALDGRILGFHFYNPPAVQKLVELITIEANPEGMKEFALQLAKNMRKVIVSSNDIAGFIGNGHFMRDAIYAIQEASKLSSIMPLHEAVYVMNKISQDYLMRPMGIFQLIDYVGVDVVRFILNVMNPYMPDEDLHSALLDELFAKEVKGGQFSDGSQKDGFLKYEKGRPVAVYCAETAEYVAISTFAGKADQWLGAVPATAIPWKNLVKAADRDAVAALAFADYKNSAENGAVLALAYARRSKEIGLKLVSDGVAATSADVNTVLLTGFFHAYGPVNEFVN
- a CDS encoding enoyl-CoA hydratase/isomerase family protein; the protein is MEYSILKPVIDGHCAILTISRPQALNALNSTFFDEMDRFITEISEVPGIRSLIITGEGKAFVAGADIAEMVHMHPNEARGFSAKGQAVFNRLGQLPFPVIAAVNGFALGGGMELAMACDFRIAASNARFGQPEVNLGLIPGYAGTQRLPRLTNLADALYLLTTGEAITAAEALSMRLVQKVTEPENLLTEARRLAEVIASKGPLAVKLVKEVTRQGVEMSYAAGEELEQTHFGDPFGNEGELGMKAFLEKRKPEWK